DNA from Roseomonas gilardii subsp. gilardii:
ACCACCCTGGTCTTCCGCACCCGCAGCGTCCCCGCCGCGCTCTACAAGGCACTCGGCGGCTTCGCCACCAATGGCGTGAACATCACCAAGCTCGAATCCTACATGCTCGACGGCCGCTTCGCCTCGACGCAGTTCCTCTGCGACGTGGACGGCCATCCCGACAGCCCGCCGCTGCAACGCGCTTTCGAGGAACTGCGCTACTTCTCGCGCCAGATGCACGTTCTCGGCGCCTATCCCGGCCATGCCTATCGCCGGCAGCAGGAAGAGGCTCCGCTATAAGACATAAGCCCGGCCAAATATTCATATCCGAGCCGGATTCCTGCCTTCCGCCTGCATCCGGAATGCTCCACAAGAACCGCAGGCGCATCCAGGCTGGTGAATATTCTTCCCGGTCCTGACGCGCAGCCTATTTCTTGAGACGCCCTTGAGACGCAGGAGCAGCGGCCCGCATGGATCTCGCCACTATTCTTCCGGCCCTGCTAATGGGGATCGTGGAGGGGCTGACCGAATTCCTGCCCATCTCCTCCACCGGCCACCTGATCCTGCTCAGCGACCTGATCGGCTTCCAGGGCCCGCCCGGCAAGACCTTCGAGATCGTCATCCAGCTCGGCGCCATCCTGGCCGTCATCGTCGTCTACTGGCGTGACCTCATCGCCATGGCCACCGGTTTCTGGGTTCCGCGCTCGCGCGAACGCTACGCGGTGGTCAACCTGATCCTCGCCTTCATCCCGGCGATGGTGCTCGGCGCCCTGCTGCACAAGACCATCACCGAGGTCCTGTTCAACCCCTATGTCGTCTGCTTCGCCCTGATCATCGGCGGCGTCGCGCTCATCATCATCGAACGCAACCGCCCCAAGCCGAACATCCACTCCATCGCGGAAATCGGCCCGCTCTCCG
Protein-coding regions in this window:
- a CDS encoding undecaprenyl-diphosphate phosphatase, whose protein sequence is MDLATILPALLMGIVEGLTEFLPISSTGHLILLSDLIGFQGPPGKTFEIVIQLGAILAVIVVYWRDLIAMATGFWVPRSRERYAVVNLILAFIPAMVLGALLHKTITEVLFNPYVVCFALIIGGVALIIIERNRPKPNIHSIAEIGPLSALLIGFGQVLAMIPGTSRSGATIIFALLFGVERKAAAEFSFLLAIPTMLAATVYSLYKARAELAVGDISEIAIGFAAAFVVALLVVRWVIRHISRMGFQPFGWYRIALGLVMLALLGLR